In the Pseudomonas orientalis genome, one interval contains:
- a CDS encoding fimbrial protein → MKTFLRLAIASSLATFISPCVIAQASAQGEGVVLLGGRVVDSACGLELASIDQTIEMPPEPVGRLLRNTRGEDHPFQLRLVNCSLTRPDPSRPGVNLPDWEHMRVTFEGPTDRAGLSFAVSGDSQGVALHIVDAAGQESLPGQRMAPVPLAEGDMTLNYRFFLVGNGLPLVVGAHSAAVRFKLEYF, encoded by the coding sequence GTGAAAACATTCCTACGTCTGGCTATTGCCTCCTCATTGGCGACGTTCATCAGCCCTTGCGTGATCGCCCAGGCGTCTGCCCAAGGCGAGGGCGTCGTGTTGCTGGGAGGCAGAGTGGTCGATTCCGCCTGCGGGCTGGAACTGGCCAGTATCGACCAAACCATCGAGATGCCACCCGAACCGGTGGGACGGCTGCTGCGCAACACGCGGGGTGAAGATCATCCCTTTCAGTTGCGTCTGGTCAATTGCTCATTGACCCGCCCGGACCCGTCGCGCCCAGGTGTGAACCTGCCGGATTGGGAACACATGCGTGTGACGTTCGAGGGCCCCACCGACAGGGCAGGGCTCTCCTTCGCTGTGTCTGGCGACTCACAGGGGGTGGCCCTGCACATCGTCGACGCCGCCGGCCAGGAAAGTCTGCCGGGGCAACGCATGGCACCGGTCCCGCTGGCCGAAGGCGACATGACACTCAACTACCGGTTTTTCCTGGTCGGCAACGGTTTGCCCTTGGTGGTCGGGGCTCACAGTGCCGCGGTGCGGTTCAAGTTGGAATACTTTTGA
- a CDS encoding fimbrial protein, with the protein MKTVLLSVGLLAGSMSMAHAADGTVTFIGSVHSGACSIKPDSVDQTVHLGSIAKHQLQAGGKSEARRVLIELEGCDLAGLTDNTVTTTFTGAPSTVVPGAIGTVGGAGNMGIMMTHGGDLVKLGVPTAPQIISTGDNTLEFGAYVQGAATGDIVPGDFSAVTNFTLAYQ; encoded by the coding sequence ATGAAAACTGTGCTGTTGTCTGTCGGTCTGCTGGCGGGTTCGATGTCGATGGCGCACGCCGCGGATGGAACGGTGACGTTTATCGGGTCGGTCCACTCAGGGGCCTGCTCTATCAAGCCTGACTCCGTCGACCAGACCGTTCACCTGGGCTCTATTGCAAAACATCAGCTGCAAGCGGGCGGCAAATCGGAAGCCCGACGCGTGCTGATCGAACTGGAAGGTTGCGACCTGGCCGGGCTCACTGACAATACCGTCACCACTACCTTCACCGGCGCGCCGTCCACGGTGGTGCCCGGTGCCATCGGTACGGTCGGCGGTGCGGGCAACATGGGCATCATGATGACCCATGGCGGTGACCTGGTTAAGTTGGGGGTCCCTACCGCCCCGCAAATCATCAGCACGGGTGATAACACGCTGGAATTTGGCGCCTACGTACAAGGCGCCGCCACTGGGGACATCGTTCCCGGCGACTTCAGCGCGGTCACCAATTTCACCTTGGCTTATCAGTAA
- a CDS encoding thiolase family protein has product MREVVIVDSVRTGLAKSFRGKFNQTRPDDMAAHCVNALLARNGIDPATVEDCIVGAGSNEGAQGYNIGRNVAVLSQLGTGTAGMTLNRFCSSGLQAIAIAANQIASGCSDIIVAGGVESISLTTKSVNTDHLINPLLKEQVPGLYFPMGQTAEVVARRYNVSREDQDLYALQSQQRTAQAQADGLFDDEIVPMAVKYTVEDKNTGQTQVLDGVVDRDDCNRPDTTLASLSGLKPVFAEDGSVTAGNSSQLSDGASMTLVMSLEKALALGLKPKAFFRGFTVAGCEPDEMGIGPVFSVPKLLKAKGLQVADIDLWELNEAFASQCLYARNRLHIDNAKYNVNGGSISIGHPFGMTGSRQVGHLVRELQRRELRYGIVTMCVGGGMGATGLFEAVR; this is encoded by the coding sequence ATGCGTGAAGTAGTGATCGTCGACAGCGTGCGAACCGGCCTGGCCAAGTCTTTTCGCGGCAAGTTCAACCAGACTCGCCCTGATGATATGGCGGCCCATTGCGTCAATGCGCTGCTGGCCCGCAATGGCATCGACCCGGCCACGGTCGAAGATTGCATTGTCGGCGCCGGCTCCAACGAAGGTGCCCAGGGCTACAACATCGGGCGCAATGTGGCGGTGCTGTCGCAACTGGGCACGGGTACCGCAGGCATGACCCTCAACCGTTTCTGTTCGTCGGGCCTGCAGGCGATTGCCATCGCGGCCAACCAGATTGCCTCCGGTTGCAGCGACATCATTGTCGCCGGCGGTGTGGAATCCATCAGCCTGACCACGAAGAGTGTCAACACCGATCATTTGATCAACCCGTTGCTCAAGGAACAGGTGCCGGGCCTCTACTTTCCCATGGGCCAGACCGCCGAAGTCGTCGCGCGTCGCTACAACGTCAGCCGCGAAGACCAGGACCTGTATGCGTTGCAAAGCCAGCAGCGCACGGCCCAGGCCCAGGCCGATGGCCTGTTTGACGATGAAATCGTACCAATGGCGGTCAAGTACACCGTCGAAGACAAGAACACCGGTCAAACACAGGTGCTTGATGGCGTTGTAGACCGCGACGACTGCAATCGCCCCGATACCACCCTGGCCAGCCTCAGTGGCTTGAAACCGGTGTTTGCCGAAGACGGTTCGGTGACGGCGGGTAATTCGTCGCAGTTGTCCGACGGTGCGTCGATGACCCTGGTGATGAGCCTGGAAAAAGCCCTGGCGTTGGGGCTCAAGCCCAAGGCGTTCTTTCGCGGCTTTACCGTGGCGGGTTGCGAGCCGGACGAAATGGGCATCGGCCCGGTGTTCTCGGTGCCCAAACTGCTCAAGGCTAAAGGCTTGCAGGTGGCGGATATCGACCTGTGGGAACTCAACGAAGCGTTTGCCTCGCAGTGCCTGTATGCGCGCAACCGCCTGCACATCGACAATGCCAAGTACAACGTCAACGGTGGCTCGATCTCCATCGGCCACCCGTTCGGCATGACTGGGTCGCGACAGGTAGGTCACTTGGTGCGGGAACTGCAACGGCGGGAATTACGCTACGGCATCGTCACCATGTGTGTGGGGGGCGGGATGGGCGCCACCGGGTTATTCGAGGCCGTGCGCTAG
- the pap gene encoding polyphosphate:AMP phosphotransferase — MFESAEIGHAIDKDTYEAEVPALREALLEAQYELQQQKRFPVIILINGIEGAGKGETVKLLNEWMDPRLIEVRTFDQQTDEELARPPAWRYWRQLPAKGRMGIFFGNWYSQMLQGRVHGQIKDARLDQAIAGAERLEKMLCDEGALIFKFWFHLSKKQMKARLKALADDPLHSWRISPLDWQQSKTYDKFVHFGERVLRRTSRDYAPWHVIEGVDPHYRGLTVGRILLEGLQSALQQAKVKASGMNPAPLPSSVDQMSLLNSLDMSLRLDKDDYEEQLITEQARFSGLMRDKRMRRHALVTVFEGNDAAGKGGAIRRVAAALDPRQYHIVPIAAPSEDERAQPYLWRFWQKIPARGMFTVFDRSWYGRVLVERIEGFCTPADWMRAYGEINDFEEQLRDAGVIVVKFWLAIDKDTQLERFKAREEIPFKRFKITEDDWRNRDKWDDYRAAVGDMVDRTSTEVAPWTLVEANDKRWARVKVLRTINRALEDAFEKSDKHDKKKKK, encoded by the coding sequence ATGTTCGAATCCGCCGAAATCGGTCACGCCATCGACAAAGACACCTATGAAGCCGAAGTGCCGGCCCTGCGCGAAGCCTTGCTGGAAGCGCAGTACGAGCTGCAGCAGCAGAAGCGCTTCCCGGTGATCATCCTGATCAACGGCATTGAGGGGGCCGGCAAGGGCGAAACCGTCAAGCTGCTCAACGAGTGGATGGACCCGCGCCTGATCGAAGTGCGCACCTTCGACCAGCAGACCGACGAAGAACTGGCGCGCCCGCCGGCCTGGCGCTACTGGCGGCAATTGCCCGCCAAAGGCCGCATGGGCATTTTCTTCGGCAACTGGTACAGCCAGATGCTGCAAGGCCGGGTGCATGGGCAGATCAAGGACGCACGTCTGGATCAGGCCATCGCCGGTGCCGAGCGCCTGGAAAAGATGCTCTGTGACGAAGGCGCGCTGATCTTCAAGTTCTGGTTCCACCTGTCCAAGAAGCAGATGAAGGCGCGGCTCAAGGCCCTGGCCGATGACCCGCTGCACAGCTGGCGCATCAGCCCGCTGGACTGGCAGCAGTCCAAAACCTACGACAAGTTCGTGCATTTCGGTGAGCGCGTGCTGCGCCGCACCAGTCGCGACTACGCGCCGTGGCATGTGATCGAGGGGGTCGACCCGCATTACCGTGGGCTGACCGTGGGCAGGATCCTGCTCGAGGGTCTGCAGAGCGCGTTGCAACAGGCCAAGGTCAAGGCCAGTGGCATGAACCCGGCGCCGCTGCCGTCGTCGGTGGACCAGATGAGCCTGCTCAACAGCCTCGACATGAGCCTGCGCCTGGACAAGGACGATTACGAAGAACAGCTGATTACCGAGCAGGCGCGCTTTTCCGGCCTGATGCGCGACAAACGCATGCGCAGGCACGCGCTGGTCACCGTCTTTGAAGGCAACGACGCGGCCGGCAAGGGTGGAGCGATCCGTCGTGTGGCGGCCGCGCTGGACCCGCGCCAGTACCACATCGTGCCGATTGCCGCACCCAGCGAAGACGAGCGCGCCCAGCCGTACCTGTGGCGGTTCTGGCAGAAGATCCCGGCACGAGGCATGTTCACCGTATTCGATCGCTCCTGGTATGGCCGCGTGCTGGTGGAGCGCATCGAAGGTTTCTGCACCCCGGCGGACTGGATGCGCGCCTATGGCGAGATCAATGATTTCGAAGAGCAGTTGCGCGATGCCGGTGTGATCGTGGTCAAGTTCTGGCTGGCCATCGACAAGGACACTCAACTGGAACGCTTCAAGGCCCGCGAGGAGATCCCGTTCAAGCGCTTCAAGATCACCGAGGATGACTGGCGCAACCGCGACAAGTGGGACGACTACCGTGCGGCGGTGGGTGACATGGTTGATCGCACCAGCACCGAGGTAGCGCCCTGGACATTGGTGGAAGCCAACGACAAGCGCTGGGCGCGGGTCAAGGTGTTGCGCACGATCAATCGGGCGTTGGAAGATGCATTCGAGAAGTCCGACAAGCACGACAAAAAGAAAAAGAAATAG
- the mnmC gene encoding bifunctional tRNA (5-methylaminomethyl-2-thiouridine)(34)-methyltransferase MnmD/FAD-dependent 5-carboxymethylaminomethyl-2-thiouridine(34) oxidoreductase MnmC: protein MTPITHAQLDWDDQGRPHSRTFDDVYFSDKSGLEETRYVFLEQNRLQARFAALPAGGRLVIGETGFGTGLNFLCAWQLFDQQAVAGARLHFVSVEKYPLSHADLQRALALWPELQPYAEPLLAQYIAIHQGFQRLVLDHGRVTLTLLIGDALEQLPQLDAQVDAWFLDGFAPAKNPDMWTAELFAELARLAAPGSTISTFTSTGWVRRLINAAGFKMKRTPGIGHKWEILRGEFLGWPEDRPAPAQAKPWFARPAPVTGDRHAMVIGGGLAGCATAASLAARGWRVSLLERHAGLAQEASGNPQGVLYLKLSAHGTALSQLILSGFGHTRRLLEQLHRGVDWDDCGVLQLAFDAREGERQAQLAAAFPSELLQLVDRDQARQRAGIDVAQGGLFFPEGGWVHPPSLCQWQATHPLIDVLTHREVLELDRVDDQWCARDGDQVLASASVVVLAGAAEIKRFAPSADLPLKRIRGQITRLAQTQASQALATVVCAEGYVAPARLGEHTLGASFDFNNQDLTPTSAEHAGNLEMLREISEDLLQRLDADAMAPDHLQGRAAFRCTSPDYLPIVGPLADLEAFQQVYAALGKDARQVPHIPCPWLPGLYINSGHGSRGLVTAPLCGELLAAWLCDEPLPLPSAVAQACHPNRFALRALVRGKSQAPKVQD, encoded by the coding sequence ATGACCCCGATCACCCACGCCCAGCTCGACTGGGACGACCAAGGCCGCCCGCACTCACGGACCTTCGATGACGTGTACTTCTCCGATAAATCGGGCCTGGAAGAAACCCGTTATGTGTTCCTTGAGCAGAACCGCTTGCAGGCGCGTTTTGCGGCCCTGCCGGCAGGCGGGCGCCTGGTGATCGGCGAAACCGGATTCGGTACGGGCTTGAATTTCCTGTGCGCCTGGCAGTTATTCGACCAACAGGCGGTGGCCGGTGCCCGCCTGCATTTCGTCAGCGTGGAGAAATACCCGCTCAGCCATGCCGACCTGCAACGCGCCCTCGCCCTCTGGCCCGAACTGCAACCCTACGCCGAACCGTTGCTGGCCCAGTACATCGCCATCCATCAAGGCTTCCAGCGCCTGGTGCTGGACCACGGCCGCGTGACCCTGACCCTGTTGATCGGCGACGCGCTGGAACAGTTGCCGCAACTGGACGCCCAGGTCGATGCGTGGTTTCTCGACGGCTTCGCCCCGGCGAAAAATCCCGACATGTGGACCGCCGAGCTGTTCGCCGAACTGGCACGCCTGGCGGCTCCGGGCTCGACCATCAGCACCTTCACCAGTACCGGCTGGGTACGCCGGCTGATCAATGCCGCCGGGTTCAAGATGAAACGCACGCCCGGCATCGGGCATAAGTGGGAGATCCTGCGCGGGGAGTTTCTGGGTTGGCCCGAGGACCGTCCGGCGCCCGCCCAAGCCAAGCCCTGGTTCGCAAGACCGGCGCCCGTCACGGGCGACCGCCACGCCATGGTCATCGGCGGTGGCCTGGCCGGTTGTGCCACGGCCGCCAGCCTGGCGGCGCGTGGTTGGCGGGTCAGCTTGCTGGAACGCCATGCCGGCCTGGCCCAGGAAGCTTCGGGCAATCCCCAGGGCGTGCTGTACCTGAAACTGTCAGCGCACGGAACGGCACTGTCCCAACTGATCCTCAGCGGCTTCGGGCATACCCGGCGCCTGCTCGAACAGCTGCACCGTGGCGTCGACTGGGACGATTGCGGCGTGTTGCAACTGGCGTTCGATGCCAGGGAGGGCGAACGCCAGGCTCAACTGGCCGCGGCCTTTCCTTCGGAACTGCTGCAGTTGGTTGATCGCGATCAGGCCCGACAACGCGCCGGGATCGACGTGGCCCAGGGCGGTCTGTTTTTCCCGGAGGGCGGCTGGGTGCACCCACCGTCGCTGTGCCAGTGGCAGGCAACGCACCCCTTGATTGACGTGCTCACCCATCGCGAGGTCCTTGAACTCGACCGAGTGGATGATCAGTGGTGCGCGCGCGACGGTGATCAGGTACTGGCCAGCGCCAGCGTGGTCGTGCTCGCCGGCGCCGCTGAGATCAAGCGGTTTGCCCCCAGCGCCGACTTGCCGCTCAAGCGCATACGGGGACAAATCACCCGCCTGGCGCAGACGCAGGCCAGCCAGGCGCTGGCCACCGTGGTCTGCGCTGAAGGTTATGTCGCACCGGCCCGCCTGGGCGAGCATACCCTGGGCGCCAGTTTTGACTTTAATAACCAGGACCTCACCCCCACCAGCGCCGAACATGCCGGCAACCTGGAAATGCTGCGCGAAATCTCCGAGGATCTGCTGCAACGCCTGGACGCTGACGCGATGGCACCGGACCACTTGCAAGGCCGTGCGGCCTTTCGTTGCACCAGCCCCGACTACCTGCCCATCGTCGGCCCGCTGGCTGATCTTGAAGCCTTCCAACAGGTGTATGCCGCACTGGGCAAAGATGCCCGACAAGTGCCGCACATACCCTGCCCGTGGCTGCCGGGCCTGTATATCAACAGCGGGCACGGCTCACGCGGCCTGGTCACCGCGCCCCTGTGCGGCGAGCTGCTGGCAGCCTGGCTCTGTGACGAACCGCTGCCCTTGCCAAGTGCTGTGGCCCAAGCCTGTCATCCCAATCGATTTGCCCTGCGTGCCCTGGTTCGCGGCAAGTCGCAAGCCCCAAAAGTGCAAGATTGA
- a CDS encoding N-acetylglutaminylglutamine amidotransferase — MCGLAGELRFDHQPADLAAVERITHHLAPRGPDAWGFHAQGPIALGHRRLKIMDLSDGSAQPMVDAQLGLSLAFNGAIYNFPELRQELEALGYAFYSGGDTEVLLKGYHAWGEALLPKLNGMFAFAIWERDAQRLFIARDRLGVKPLYLSRTGQRLRFASALPALLKGGDINPILDPVALNHYLNFHAVVPAPRTLLAGIEKLPPASWMRIDASGKAEQKTWWTLPYGPHEDEKHLTLEDWTDRVLDSTREAVAIRQRAAVDVGVLLSGGVDSSMLVGLLREVGVEDLSTFSIGFEDAGGERGDEFQYSDLIAKHYGTRHHQLRIAESEIIEQLPAAFRAMSEPMVSHDCIAFYLLSREVAKHCKVVQSGQGADELFAGYHWYPQVDGASDPYAAYRDAFFDRSYEDYAATVAPKWLTANDAAGDFVREHFAMPGADAAVDKALRLDSTVMLVDDPVKRVDNMTMAWGLEARTPFLDYRLVELSARVPGKFKLPDGGKQVLKEAARRVIPSEVIDRKKGYFPVPGLKHLQGDTLNWVRELLLDPSQDRGLFNPAMLDRLLTDPQGQLTPLRGSKLWQLAALNLWLSEQGI, encoded by the coding sequence ATGTGTGGACTAGCTGGCGAGTTACGCTTTGATCATCAACCTGCCGACCTGGCAGCCGTGGAACGCATCACGCATCACCTCGCCCCCCGTGGCCCCGACGCCTGGGGCTTCCATGCCCAGGGGCCGATTGCCCTGGGCCATCGTCGCCTGAAAATCATGGACCTGTCGGACGGCTCCGCCCAACCGATGGTCGACGCCCAACTGGGTCTGTCCCTGGCCTTCAATGGCGCAATCTACAATTTCCCGGAACTGCGACAAGAACTGGAAGCCCTGGGCTACGCCTTCTATTCCGGCGGTGACACCGAAGTGTTGCTCAAGGGCTATCACGCCTGGGGCGAAGCGCTCTTGCCAAAGCTCAACGGCATGTTCGCGTTCGCCATCTGGGAGCGCGATGCCCAGCGTCTGTTCATCGCCCGCGACCGTCTGGGCGTGAAGCCTTTGTACCTGTCGCGCACCGGCCAGCGCCTGCGCTTTGCCTCGGCCTTGCCGGCCCTGCTCAAGGGCGGCGATATCAACCCGATCCTCGATCCGGTGGCCCTCAATCACTACCTGAACTTCCATGCCGTGGTGCCTGCACCGCGCACGCTGCTGGCAGGCATTGAAAAACTGCCGCCGGCCAGCTGGATGCGCATCGACGCCAGCGGCAAGGCCGAACAGAAAACCTGGTGGACCCTGCCCTACGGCCCCCATGAGGACGAAAAACACCTGACCCTGGAAGACTGGACCGACCGCGTACTCGACAGCACCCGCGAAGCCGTGGCGATCCGCCAGCGTGCGGCCGTGGATGTCGGCGTGCTGCTTTCCGGCGGTGTCGACTCGAGCATGCTCGTCGGCCTGCTGCGCGAAGTGGGCGTAGAGGATCTGTCGACCTTCTCCATCGGCTTTGAAGACGCCGGTGGCGAGCGCGGCGACGAGTTCCAGTATTCGGACCTGATCGCCAAGCATTACGGCACCCGTCACCACCAGTTGCGCATCGCCGAAAGCGAGATCATCGAGCAACTGCCGGCAGCATTTCGCGCCATGAGCGAGCCGATGGTCAGTCATGACTGCATCGCCTTCTACCTGCTCTCGCGGGAAGTGGCCAAGCATTGCAAAGTGGTGCAGAGCGGCCAGGGCGCCGACGAGCTGTTCGCCGGTTACCACTGGTACCCGCAGGTGGACGGCGCCAGTGATCCGTACGCAGCGTATCGCGACGCCTTTTTCGACCGCAGCTACGAGGACTACGCCGCCACCGTCGCACCAAAATGGCTGACCGCCAACGACGCCGCCGGCGACTTCGTGCGCGAACATTTCGCCATGCCGGGCGCGGACGCTGCGGTGGACAAGGCCCTGCGCCTGGACAGCACGGTGATGCTGGTAGACGACCCGGTCAAACGCGTCGACAACATGACCATGGCCTGGGGCCTGGAAGCGCGCACGCCGTTCCTCGATTATCGCCTGGTGGAACTGTCGGCCCGTGTGCCGGGCAAGTTCAAGTTGCCCGACGGCGGCAAGCAAGTGCTCAAGGAGGCCGCGCGCCGGGTGATCCCCAGCGAAGTCATCGACCGCAAGAAAGGCTACTTCCCGGTGCCGGGCCTCAAGCATTTGCAAGGCGATACCCTGAACTGGGTGCGCGAGTTGCTGCTCGACCCGAGCCAGGACCGTGGCCTGTTCAACCCTGCCATGCTCGACCGCCTGCTGACGGACCCACAAGGCCAACTGACCCCGTTGCGCGGCTCCAAGCTGTGGCAACTGGCGGCGCTGAACCTGTGGCTCAGCGAACAAGGAATCTGA
- the ngg gene encoding N-acetylglutaminylglutamine synthetase, which translates to MKPNAAAYSQRLLKGQAPTYERLQARLAEDGSAQGPEPIAVHCGWGRLLIGHTFPDPASLAQELLNEQPGERDIALYVAAPQQILGIDPQQLFLDPSDTLRLWFSDYRPATRVFRGFRIRRVQSEADWHAVNLLYQGRGMLPVDAERLTPRHQGGPAYWLAEDEDSGAVIGSVMGLNHQKAFRDPENGCSLWCLAVDPQCTRPGVGEVLVRHLVEHFMSRGLSYLDLSVLHDNRQAKSLYAKLGFRALTTFAIKHKNGINQPLFLGPGPQAGFNPYARIIVEEAHRRGIDVQVDDADAGLFTLSHGGRRVRCRESLSDLTSAISMTLCQDKSLTHKVLKAAGLKLPAQQLAGSADENLEFLDEHQRIVVKPLDGEQGQGVAVDLQTFEEMQQAIEAARQFDSRVLLESFHEGLDLRILVIGFEVVAAAIRRPAEVIGDGQHSIRALIEAQSRRRQAATDGESKIPLDAETERTLKAAGYSYDSVLPRGVQLAVRRTANLHTGGCLEDVTAILHPTLVDAAVRAARALDIPMVGLDLMVPAADQPEYVFIEANERAGLANHEPQPTAEKFVDLLFPHSQPAA; encoded by the coding sequence ATGAAACCTAACGCCGCGGCGTACAGCCAACGCTTACTCAAGGGCCAGGCGCCGACCTACGAGCGCCTGCAGGCCCGGCTTGCCGAAGACGGCAGCGCGCAAGGCCCCGAACCGATTGCCGTGCATTGCGGTTGGGGGCGTCTGTTGATCGGGCACACCTTCCCGGACCCGGCCAGCCTTGCCCAGGAACTGCTCAACGAACAACCCGGTGAGCGCGATATCGCGCTGTATGTGGCCGCGCCCCAGCAGATTCTCGGCATCGACCCGCAGCAATTGTTCCTCGACCCTTCCGACACCCTGCGCCTGTGGTTCAGCGACTATCGCCCCGCTACCCGTGTGTTCCGCGGCTTTCGTATCCGTCGCGTGCAGAGCGAAGCCGACTGGCACGCGGTGAACCTGTTATATCAGGGCCGTGGCATGCTGCCCGTCGACGCCGAACGCCTGACGCCGCGCCATCAAGGCGGCCCGGCGTACTGGCTGGCGGAAGATGAAGACAGCGGCGCGGTGATCGGCAGCGTCATGGGCCTGAACCATCAGAAAGCGTTCCGTGACCCGGAAAACGGTTGCAGCCTGTGGTGCCTGGCGGTGGACCCGCAATGCACCCGGCCCGGCGTGGGCGAAGTACTGGTGCGCCACCTGGTGGAGCACTTCATGAGCCGTGGCTTGAGCTACCTGGACCTGTCGGTGTTGCACGATAACCGCCAGGCCAAGAGCCTGTACGCCAAGCTGGGCTTTCGTGCATTGACCACGTTCGCCATCAAGCACAAGAACGGCATCAACCAGCCGCTGTTTCTCGGCCCGGGCCCGCAGGCGGGGTTCAATCCCTATGCGCGGATCATTGTCGAAGAAGCCCATCGACGTGGTATCGACGTGCAGGTAGACGATGCCGATGCCGGCCTGTTCACCCTCAGCCACGGCGGGCGCCGCGTGCGCTGCCGCGAGTCGTTGAGCGACCTGACCAGCGCCATCAGCATGACCCTGTGCCAGGACAAGAGCCTGACCCACAAGGTACTCAAGGCCGCCGGATTGAAGCTGCCTGCGCAACAGCTGGCGGGCAGTGCCGATGAGAACCTGGAGTTTCTCGACGAGCACCAACGCATCGTGGTCAAGCCGCTGGATGGCGAGCAAGGCCAGGGGGTGGCGGTGGATCTGCAAACGTTCGAGGAGATGCAGCAAGCCATCGAAGCGGCGCGCCAGTTCGACAGCCGGGTACTGCTCGAAAGCTTCCACGAGGGCCTTGACCTGCGCATTCTGGTGATTGGCTTCGAGGTAGTCGCCGCTGCGATTCGCCGCCCGGCCGAAGTGATCGGTGACGGTCAGCATTCGATTCGTGCATTGATCGAAGCGCAAAGCCGGCGGCGTCAGGCCGCCACCGATGGCGAAAGCAAGATCCCCCTGGACGCGGAAACCGAGCGCACCCTCAAGGCCGCCGGCTATAGCTACGACAGCGTGCTGCCCCGTGGCGTGCAACTGGCCGTGCGCCGCACCGCCAACCTGCACACCGGCGGGTGCCTGGAAGATGTCACCGCTATTTTGCATCCGACCCTGGTGGATGCCGCCGTACGCGCAGCCCGCGCCCTGGATATTCCCATGGTCGGCCTGGACCTGATGGTGCCCGCCGCCGACCAGCCCGAGTACGTCTTCATTGAAGCCAATGAGCGCGCCGGGCTGGCCAATCATGAACCGCAACCGACCGCTGAGAAGTTTGTGGATTTGTTGTTTCCGCACAGTCAGCCGGCCGCTTGA
- a CDS encoding osmoprotectant NAGGN system M42 family peptidase, with the protein MTRTIPEPDLVYLQKVLLEMLAIPSPTGFTDTIVRYVAERLEELGIPFEMTRRGTIRATLKGQKNSPDRAVSAHLDTIGAAVRAIKDNGRLTLAPVGCWSSRFAEGSRVSLFTDNGVIRGSVLPLMASGHAFNTAVDEMPVSWDHVELRLDAYCATRADCDSLGISVGDYVAFDPLPEFTESGHISARHLDDKAGVAALLAALKAIIDSGEPLLIDCHPLFTITEETGSGAAAALPWDVSEFVGIDIAPVAPGQHSSEHAVSVAMQDSGGPYDYHLSRHLLRLAADNDLPVRRDLFRYYFSDAHSAVTAGHDIRTALLAFGCDATHGYERTHIDSLAALSRLLGAYILSPPVFASDAQPAQGSLDRFSHQIEHETQMESDTRVPSVDSLVGHKSDDGNS; encoded by the coding sequence ATGACCCGAACCATTCCCGAACCCGACCTCGTCTACCTGCAAAAAGTGCTGCTGGAAATGCTCGCCATTCCCAGCCCTACCGGCTTTACCGACACCATCGTGCGCTACGTCGCCGAACGCCTGGAAGAGCTCGGCATCCCGTTTGAAATGACCCGGCGCGGCACGATACGCGCGACCCTCAAGGGCCAGAAAAACAGCCCTGACCGCGCCGTCTCCGCGCATTTGGACACCATCGGCGCCGCCGTGCGCGCGATCAAGGATAACGGTCGCCTGACGCTGGCGCCGGTCGGCTGCTGGTCAAGCCGCTTTGCCGAAGGCAGCCGCGTCAGTCTGTTCACCGACAACGGTGTGATCCGCGGCAGCGTGTTGCCGTTGATGGCCTCCGGGCACGCGTTCAATACCGCCGTGGATGAAATGCCGGTGAGCTGGGACCATGTGGAACTGCGCCTGGACGCCTACTGCGCGACCCGCGCCGATTGCGATTCGCTGGGGATCAGCGTCGGTGACTACGTGGCGTTCGACCCGCTGCCGGAGTTCACCGAAAGCGGCCACATCAGCGCGCGTCACCTGGACGACAAGGCCGGCGTCGCCGCCCTGCTCGCTGCGCTCAAGGCCATTATCGACAGCGGCGAACCGCTGCTCATCGACTGCCACCCGCTGTTCACCATCACCGAGGAAACCGGCAGCGGTGCCGCCGCCGCCCTGCCCTGGGACGTGAGTGAGTTCGTCGGCATCGACATCGCCCCGGTCGCGCCGGGCCAGCATTCCAGCGAACACGCGGTGAGCGTGGCCATGCAGGATTCCGGTGGGCCGTATGACTATCACCTGTCGCGCCACTTGCTGCGCCTGGCGGCGGACAACGACCTGCCGGTGCGCCGCGATCTGTTCCGCTACTACTTCAGCGACGCGCATTCGGCGGTCACCGCCGGGCATGACATTCGCACCGCCCTGCTGGCGTTCGGTTGCGATGCCACCCACGGTTACGAGCGCACCCATATCGACAGCCTCGCGGCGTTGAGTCGACTGCTTGGCGCCTATATCCTCAGCCCCCCGGTATTTGCCAGCGACGCGCAACCGGCACAGGGCTCCCTGGATCGCTTCAGTCATCAGATCGAACATGAGACGCAAATGGAGAGCGATACCCGGGTGCCGTCGGTGGACAGCCTGGTCGGGCACAAGTCCGATGACGGCAACAGCTGA
- a CDS encoding YheU family protein, producing MLIPYDALEVDTLTRLIEDFVTRDGTDNGDDTPLETRVLRVRQALTKGQALIVFDPESEQCQLMLKHDVPKHLFD from the coding sequence ATGCTGATTCCCTACGACGCGCTTGAAGTCGACACCCTGACCCGCCTCATCGAAGATTTCGTCACCCGCGACGGCACCGACAATGGCGACGACACGCCGCTGGAAACCCGCGTACTGCGCGTCCGCCAGGCACTGACCAAAGGCCAGGCGCTGATTGTGTTCGACCCCGAGAGCGAGCAATGCCAGTTGATGCTCAAGCACGATGTGCCCAAGCATCTGTTTGATTGA